The following is a genomic window from Marinococcus sp. PL1-022.
AAAACGGTAAACTATGAACAGCTGCGTCTTTTTTAAAAACACAGCTGCTTTGCCAGCTTAATTGGAAAAGGCGCCGGCGATGAAAATCACAATTAGGGCCAGAAGCAGAACGAGAATAAAAATGAGAAGAGCCAATAATAAAGCGAACACTACAAACACCCCGAAGGATTTGCCGCCGGAGAACCCGGAGGCAGCGGAGATTAAGTTTACCTGCATGACAATACCCCAGATAGAAGCTGCAGCTATAATAGCCGAGGCGATAGCGGTAAGAAGTGCCGCTGTGCTGCTCCCGCCTGCGAGCTTGCCGATAAACAGTAAAAAAATAAATGGGAAAAGAAACGCCTGCGGATAAAGAGACAGCCCATAAACCGTTCGGGCTTCGCGGGCTTTTATACGTCCCTGAAACATTAGAATAACGAGCTTTAGAATCAGTCCATTCAAATAAAACGTGACAATTTGAAATAGAAGGAAGGCAGCGATAATTCCAACAGCTGTAAGGAAGGTGGAGAGAGCAGACCCGGTCTCAATTGGGGACATATCACTTGTGTTTTGGGCAAGGGACTGGGAGAGACCGGCAATGATAACAATCCATAGAGCTGTGAAATGAAGCCCCGGGTTATCGCTTATCTGCCTGTACGTTTTCCTGGGTGCAGTAAATAAAGGTAACAATCGAATAGGATTCATCATCATTCCCCGCTTTCATCAATACATCTTTTTCCAACTGCCATCAGTGTACAATATTTTGAAGAAAGAAGACAGAATACATAAAAAAAACGGAAGCAGAAGCCTTTCTGCATCAGCAGAAAAAATGTTAATTAACTTTACCAATGAGAGTGGGATAGAAAAGCGCTTCAAATTACCACCGAGGAAATGTCTTATGGTACAATTTTCCCAATGTGATATTTAGAAGGGATGAAAGAGATGGCGACGATGAGCAGTGCAGACAAAGTCACTCTGTATTATAAAGAAGCCGGACAAGGATATCCTGTTATATTTCTGCACGGACTGACTGGAGACCATACGATGTTTGAGCGTGAAATGGATCGGTTGAAGGATCAGTTCCGCGTTATAGCCCTTGATATGAGAGGACACGGCAGGTCGGACAAGCCTGAAGCATATACATTGGAGGATCATATACAGGATATACTGCACATGATGAATAAGCTTGACATTGAATCAGCTCACCTGGTGGGTGTTTCAATGGGAAGCTATATCGCTCAGGGTGTAGCTGTTGAAGCTCCCAAAAGAGTATCGAAGCTTGTGTTAACAGCACCGAAGGCACATGGGAAAACGTCTTCCACTGCCCGCTTATTTGCTGAGCATGAAGCCGAGTTGAGCGGCCTTTCTCATCGTGAAAAATTAAATAAAGCCTCGATGTATATCTATCATGATATCGGCAGGGTACAGGCCTGGTCAAAGCAGATTGAAAACCGGGCCGTGGAGCTCAGTGCCAAAGAAGAACAGGCAGCTTCTGATGCTTTAAAGGGGTTTGATTTCCGTGATCAGCTTCCTTTCGTAGAGGCAGAGTCGCTTGTGATCAGCGGGAAATACGATGGCCTGAACCCGCCGGAATACGGCCGGGAAATAGCTGACCTTATTCCTTCATGCCGGTTTGTGGAATACGGGCACTCGGGTCACGGAATAAACGTTGAAGAGCATGAACGGTTCGTAGAAGAAATCAGAGAATTTTTGAAATAAAGCCAATAAAAATAGCAGGAGCATGATGATTAAACGAATAAGTCTGCTCTTTCGCTCAGAGCCCCGGAGAGCTGCTGTGATTTTCAATTAAGCAGGAAGATATTCAATTGAGTCGATAAAAACAATGATTTTTAAAGACCTTAAGCTGTTTTTAAAGTGTGAA
Proteins encoded in this region:
- a CDS encoding YIP1 family protein, whose amino-acid sequence is MNPIRLLPLFTAPRKTYRQISDNPGLHFTALWIVIIAGLSQSLAQNTSDMSPIETGSALSTFLTAVGIIAAFLLFQIVTFYLNGLILKLVILMFQGRIKAREARTVYGLSLYPQAFLFPFIFLLFIGKLAGGSSTAALLTAIASAIIAAASIWGIVMQVNLISAASGFSGGKSFGVFVVFALLLALLIFILVLLLALIVIFIAGAFSN
- a CDS encoding alpha/beta fold hydrolase encodes the protein MATMSSADKVTLYYKEAGQGYPVIFLHGLTGDHTMFEREMDRLKDQFRVIALDMRGHGRSDKPEAYTLEDHIQDILHMMNKLDIESAHLVGVSMGSYIAQGVAVEAPKRVSKLVLTAPKAHGKTSSTARLFAEHEAELSGLSHREKLNKASMYIYHDIGRVQAWSKQIENRAVELSAKEEQAASDALKGFDFRDQLPFVEAESLVISGKYDGLNPPEYGREIADLIPSCRFVEYGHSGHGINVEEHERFVEEIREFLK